A DNA window from Desulfatibacillum aliphaticivorans DSM 15576 contains the following coding sequences:
- a CDS encoding putative quinol monooxygenase yields MIIIKITMNAIPSKQLEVTQTLLSMIEPTENTAGCISHGVFIDIEDPNRFCLLGEWETREKLDHHIASHQFSVLLGSQALLCNPLETRIFTVSRGEGMDAVYSIRDHK; encoded by the coding sequence ATGATCATCATTAAAATCACCATGAACGCCATCCCAAGTAAACAATTGGAAGTGACGCAAACCCTTCTCTCCATGATCGAGCCGACGGAAAATACGGCAGGGTGCATAAGCCATGGCGTTTTTATTGACATTGAAGATCCAAATCGTTTCTGCCTGCTGGGGGAGTGGGAAACACGTGAAAAACTGGATCATCATATAGCGTCTCATCAATTCAGCGTTTTGTTGGGATCACAAGCGCTTTTATGCAACCCGTTGGAAACCCGCATTTTCACGGTATCCCGTGGAGAGGGAATGGATGCCGTTTATTCGATCAGAGACCACAAATAG